In Actinomycetota bacterium, the following are encoded in one genomic region:
- a CDS encoding ATP-grasp domain-containing protein, whose protein sequence is MRALIISEGRSRAALAAVRALGRAGWQVHVASPERSDLAAASRWARRWLFVPRPEDDLDAFVAAAATASAASEAEVVFGCGDAEILALSGGRDLLGASVGYGPHRSVVRALDKLELDQAARRAGIATPRTAPATQEHLVTFPGPVVVKARLHWSPSSKGAPARQATLISGDPEEVTRRAEEIRAAGGEPIVQEMLHGKLLSVTTLVDAHGATPAEVHQVAQRVWPTPAGGSARARTVRADAELSARVRALLSELEWEGLAHVQFLVPDDGVPRLIDLNGRFYGSMALALAAGPNFPDLWARLATGRSLPRTAPPRVGVRFQWLEGDLLRARVERRGGLGRDMLGCVAGAPFATHSIWSAGDRGPFWDHMRFLAGLAVRKLARRGRDGGRAAPAGTGPSPGNAPGARAQAG, encoded by the coding sequence ATGCGCGCGCTGATCATCTCCGAGGGGCGGAGCCGGGCCGCCCTTGCCGCCGTTCGCGCCCTGGGACGGGCCGGCTGGCAGGTGCACGTGGCGTCTCCGGAGCGCTCCGACCTGGCGGCGGCGTCCCGGTGGGCCAGACGATGGCTCTTCGTGCCGCGCCCGGAGGACGACCTCGACGCGTTCGTGGCGGCCGCGGCAACGGCGTCAGCCGCCAGCGAGGCCGAGGTGGTGTTCGGCTGCGGCGACGCGGAGATCCTGGCGCTGTCGGGCGGCAGGGACCTCCTGGGAGCGAGCGTGGGGTACGGGCCACACCGATCGGTGGTTCGGGCCCTGGACAAGCTGGAGCTGGACCAGGCCGCCCGCCGGGCCGGGATCGCCACCCCCCGGACGGCTCCGGCCACCCAGGAACACCTGGTGACGTTCCCGGGTCCGGTCGTGGTAAAGGCCAGACTGCACTGGTCGCCGAGCTCGAAGGGCGCGCCGGCGCGCCAGGCCACCCTGATCTCGGGCGACCCCGAGGAGGTGACCCGTCGGGCCGAGGAGATCCGCGCCGCGGGAGGAGAACCGATCGTCCAGGAGATGCTCCACGGGAAGCTCCTCTCGGTGACGACGCTGGTGGACGCGCACGGCGCGACGCCGGCCGAGGTCCACCAGGTCGCCCAGCGCGTGTGGCCGACACCGGCCGGCGGGAGCGCCCGCGCCCGCACGGTGAGGGCCGACGCCGAGCTCTCCGCCCGGGTCCGGGCCCTGCTGTCGGAGCTGGAGTGGGAGGGGCTGGCGCACGTCCAGTTCCTGGTCCCCGACGACGGTGTGCCCCGCCTGATCGACCTGAACGGCCGCTTCTACGGCTCCATGGCCCTTGCCCTCGCGGCCGGCCCGAACTTCCCGGACCTGTGGGCCCGGCTGGCCACCGGCCGCAGCCTGCCGCGAACGGCGCCGCCGCGCGTGGGGGTCCGGTTCCAGTGGCTGGAGGGCGACCTCCTCCGGGCCCGGGTGGAACGGCGGGGCGGGCTGGGGCGCGACATGCTGGGCTGCGTGGCCGGCGCGCCCTTCGCCACCCACAGCATCTGGTCGGCCGGTGACCGGGGGCCGTTCTGGGACCACATGCGATTCCTGGCCGGGCTGGCGGTTCGGAAGCTCGCACGAAGAGGCCGCGACGGCGGCAGGGCGGCCCCGGCGGGCACGGGCCCGTCGCCCGGAAATGCGCCGGGGGCGAGGGCCCAGGCCGGCTAG
- a CDS encoding DNRLRE domain-containing protein, translating into MRAGYLGHPRRRRVFRTTALASALLAMASIVATGATAAAAGTQTTVTAVADSYVDSKHRTSNYGTSTEILVSKDRSGYVRFNVQGVTGAVSTATLRLHANNDFGPGFAVRFVSSTTWGETTITYSDAPAMSSTIIASSGAVKSGWISLDVTSLVSGNGLISVGVTTQAGGTLTLASRETGGNSPQLVVTTAAPADTMAPSVPAGLTANAVSSGEVDLSWAASTDDVGVTGYTVYRNGSAVATATGTSYADQAVAGGTSYSYGLDAFDAAGNHSAQSTAASATTPTPAATGDPIIGAAGDIACDPANPSFNGGSGTADSCAEKATAALLASAPLTAVLTLGDDQYDDGALAKWGQSYGPTWGAFKSITYPGVGNHEYLTGGAAGYFGYYGAAAGDPSKGYYSVDVGTWHLIALNGECSYVGGCASGSAQETWLRADLAAHPNACTLAWWHEPRFTSGWSGNHTMFDAFWKDLYAAGAEIVLNGHDHIYERFAPQTPGAVADSMYGIREFIVGTGGRNHSSIASIQPNSELRNVTAFGVLELTLHPNGYDWSFLPVAGSTFTDSGSQACHSVPPASVSAHYATRSSWPATDGMSVRRVSDRPDD; encoded by the coding sequence GTGCGTGCAGGCTATCTCGGGCATCCCCGGAGGCGCCGCGTCTTCAGGACGACGGCGCTCGCTTCGGCACTGCTGGCCATGGCCTCCATCGTGGCCACCGGTGCGACGGCCGCAGCGGCCGGGACCCAGACCACGGTGACGGCGGTCGCCGATTCCTACGTGGACTCCAAGCACAGGACCTCGAACTACGGGACCTCCACCGAGATCCTTGTCAGCAAGGACCGTTCCGGCTACGTCCGGTTCAACGTCCAGGGCGTCACCGGCGCCGTCTCGACCGCGACCCTGCGCCTGCACGCCAACAACGACTTCGGCCCCGGGTTCGCCGTGCGGTTCGTCTCCAGCACCACCTGGGGCGAAACCACCATCACGTACTCCGACGCCCCGGCGATGTCCTCGACCATCATCGCGTCGAGCGGGGCCGTGAAATCGGGGTGGATCTCCCTGGACGTGACGTCCCTGGTGTCCGGGAACGGGCTCATCAGCGTGGGTGTAACCACCCAGGCGGGCGGAACGCTGACGCTGGCCAGCCGCGAGACCGGCGGGAATTCCCCCCAGCTCGTCGTCACCACCGCCGCCCCGGCCGACACCATGGCGCCCTCCGTGCCGGCCGGCCTGACGGCCAACGCCGTGAGCTCGGGCGAGGTCGACCTGTCCTGGGCCGCGTCGACCGACGACGTCGGCGTGACCGGCTACACCGTGTACCGGAACGGATCGGCCGTGGCCACGGCGACCGGGACGAGCTACGCGGACCAGGCGGTGGCCGGCGGCACCTCGTACTCCTATGGGCTCGACGCCTTCGACGCCGCCGGCAACCATTCGGCCCAGTCCACGGCCGCCTCGGCCACCACGCCCACACCGGCCGCCACCGGCGATCCCATCATCGGCGCCGCCGGCGACATCGCGTGCGATCCCGCGAACCCGTCCTTCAATGGCGGGAGCGGCACCGCCGACAGCTGCGCCGAGAAGGCCACGGCCGCGCTGCTCGCCTCCGCCCCCCTGACCGCGGTCCTCACGCTGGGCGACGACCAGTACGACGACGGGGCGCTGGCCAAATGGGGCCAGTCCTACGGCCCCACCTGGGGGGCCTTCAAGTCGATCACCTACCCGGGGGTCGGCAACCACGAGTACCTCACCGGCGGTGCGGCCGGGTACTTCGGCTACTACGGCGCGGCCGCCGGCGACCCGTCCAAGGGGTACTACAGCGTCGACGTCGGCACCTGGCACCTCATCGCGCTGAACGGCGAGTGCTCCTACGTGGGTGGGTGCGCGAGCGGCTCGGCGCAGGAGACGTGGCTGCGGGCCGACCTGGCGGCCCACCCCAACGCCTGCACGCTGGCGTGGTGGCACGAGCCCCGGTTCACGTCGGGATGGAGCGGCAACCACACCATGTTCGACGCGTTCTGGAAGGACCTGTACGCGGCGGGCGCGGAGATCGTGCTGAACGGCCACGACCACATCTACGAGCGCTTCGCGCCCCAGACGCCCGGCGCCGTGGCCGACTCCATGTACGGCATCCGCGAGTTCATCGTGGGAACGGGCGGGCGCAACCACAGCAGCATCGCGTCGATCCAGCCGAACAGCGAGCTCCGCAACGTCACCGCGTTCGGCGTCCTCGAGCTCACGCTGCACCCCAACGGCTACGACTGGTCGTTCCTGCCGGTGGCCGGCAGCACGTTCACCGACTCGGGGTCCCAGGCCTGCCACAGCGTCCCGCCGGCCAGTGTCTCCGCGCACTACGCGACCCGCAGCTCATGGCCGGCCACCGACGGCATGTCCGTGCGCAGGGTGTCCGACCGCCCGGACGACTAG
- a CDS encoding HAD-IIA family hydrolase: MDGLVLARSAFDHSVNYRSVVILGRAFEVEDEAEKVRALKAIVEHVAPSRWEEVRGPSPSELRQTTVLGIGLDDASAKVRSGPPKDDEEDLVLPVWAGELPMRLVALEPRDDPLLRPGIGRPAWLDTYDRGAKSGRKVSRRGTGGEEGTPGSLDYDGLIVDLDGVVWLGGEPIEGAAGAIAALRANGTRVVFVTNDPQSSGEEQAARLAAIGIPATAADVLTAATATARFLESRGNLAGRHAFVIGSPALRREIEQAGLRLVSAPDAGRAEVVVVGGHDRFDYDELRSATTAILNGAALYATARDAVFPAHDGPRPATGAILAAVEAATGATATVVGKPGPLMFQIARDALAGCRRVAVVGDHLISDVAGAKGAGLDAILVLTGTSSRDDLEEATIQPDLVLPSIAALPGLRG, translated from the coding sequence GTGGACGGGCTCGTGCTGGCCCGGTCGGCGTTCGACCACTCCGTGAACTACCGATCGGTGGTGATCCTGGGAAGGGCCTTCGAGGTCGAGGACGAAGCCGAGAAGGTGCGAGCTCTCAAGGCGATCGTCGAGCACGTGGCTCCGTCCCGGTGGGAAGAGGTCCGGGGCCCCAGTCCCTCCGAGCTCCGGCAGACCACGGTGCTGGGAATCGGCCTCGACGACGCGTCGGCCAAGGTCCGGTCCGGGCCGCCGAAGGACGACGAGGAGGATCTGGTCCTACCCGTCTGGGCCGGCGAGCTCCCGATGCGGCTGGTCGCGCTGGAGCCGCGGGACGACCCGCTCCTGCGGCCGGGCATCGGGCGACCGGCCTGGCTCGACACGTACGACCGGGGGGCGAAGAGCGGTCGCAAGGTCAGCCGGCGCGGGACCGGTGGCGAAGAGGGAACACCCGGGAGTCTCGACTACGACGGCCTGATCGTGGACCTGGATGGCGTCGTCTGGCTCGGAGGCGAGCCCATCGAGGGGGCGGCCGGCGCGATCGCCGCCCTCCGCGCGAACGGAACGCGGGTGGTGTTCGTGACGAACGACCCCCAGAGCTCCGGAGAGGAGCAGGCGGCTCGCTTGGCGGCGATCGGCATCCCGGCCACGGCGGCCGACGTGCTGACCGCGGCGACGGCGACGGCCCGCTTCCTGGAGTCGCGGGGGAATCTCGCCGGCCGTCACGCGTTCGTGATCGGGTCCCCGGCGCTTCGCCGTGAGATCGAGCAGGCGGGCCTCCGCCTCGTCTCCGCGCCCGACGCCGGGAGAGCCGAGGTGGTGGTGGTGGGCGGGCACGACCGGTTCGACTACGACGAGCTGCGTTCGGCCACCACCGCGATCCTCAACGGTGCCGCCCTGTACGCGACCGCACGGGACGCCGTCTTCCCAGCCCATGACGGGCCTCGCCCCGCGACCGGGGCCATCCTTGCCGCGGTCGAGGCGGCGACTGGCGCCACGGCCACCGTGGTGGGAAAGCCCGGTCCGTTGATGTTCCAGATCGCCCGCGACGCGCTGGCGGGGTGCCGGCGCGTGGCCGTGGTCGGTGACCACCTGATCTCCGACGTCGCCGGCGCCAAAGGGGCGGGGCTGGACGCCATCCTGGTCCTCACCGGCACCTCGAGCCGCGACGATCTGGAGGAAGCCACGATCCAGCCCGACCTCGTGCTGCCGAGCATCGCGGCGCTGCCCGGCTTGCGCGGCTAG
- a CDS encoding aminotransferase class I/II-fold pyridoxal phosphate-dependent enzyme — protein sequence MPGQNTIAGRTAIEIAASVERAVRRGQLRPGEHLPPIRALAADLAASHVTVATAYRRLRERGLVVGAGRAGTRVAARPPLPVQYEVAVPAGVRDLTSGNPDPALLPPLPHLEPEQVLYGVEPKDERLVALVGAAFRADGIDADHITIVSGALDGIERVLGAALRPGDRVAVEDPAFPRVLDLLAALGLRVEGVRIDEAGIRPEALERALGRGVDGVILTPRAQNPGAAALDPERAAQLRGVLAAHPEVLVIEDDHAAGIAGAPAASVCGGRERWAVVRSFAKGLGPDLRVAALAGDEVTVARVEGRQLLGIGWVSRSLQRTVAAMLADHRTRKRLARTERVYGERRQALVEALAAHGIGAWGRSGLNVWVPVPEETVAVASMLAAGYAVAPGERFRLASGPGVRLTTATLEPGEAPAVSAALARAVRGGRRTFSA from the coding sequence GTGCCTGGGCAAAATACGATCGCCGGACGGACCGCCATCGAGATCGCGGCGAGCGTGGAGCGCGCCGTACGCCGGGGGCAGCTGCGGCCGGGAGAGCACCTGCCGCCGATCCGGGCCCTGGCCGCCGACCTCGCCGCCAGCCACGTCACCGTCGCCACCGCCTACCGCCGCCTCCGCGAGCGCGGCTTGGTCGTGGGTGCCGGCCGCGCCGGGACGCGAGTGGCCGCCCGCCCGCCGCTTCCCGTCCAGTACGAGGTGGCCGTGCCGGCCGGGGTTCGCGACCTCACCAGCGGCAACCCCGACCCGGCACTGCTCCCCCCGCTGCCCCACCTCGAGCCCGAACAGGTCCTCTACGGGGTCGAGCCCAAGGACGAGCGCCTGGTCGCACTGGTCGGAGCCGCGTTCCGGGCGGACGGCATCGACGCCGACCACATCACGATCGTGAGCGGCGCGCTCGACGGCATCGAGCGCGTGCTCGGCGCCGCGCTCCGTCCCGGCGACCGGGTGGCGGTGGAGGATCCAGCGTTCCCTCGGGTCCTCGACCTTCTGGCCGCGCTGGGCCTGCGGGTCGAGGGAGTGAGGATCGACGAGGCGGGGATTCGGCCGGAGGCCCTGGAGCGCGCGCTCGGCCGGGGCGTCGATGGCGTGATCCTGACGCCGCGGGCACAGAACCCCGGCGCCGCGGCCCTCGACCCGGAACGGGCCGCCCAGCTGCGCGGGGTCCTGGCGGCGCATCCCGAGGTGCTGGTGATCGAGGACGACCACGCGGCAGGCATCGCGGGGGCACCGGCTGCCTCCGTTTGCGGGGGTCGCGAGCGATGGGCGGTGGTCCGTTCCTTCGCCAAGGGCTTGGGGCCGGACCTTCGCGTCGCCGCGCTGGCGGGCGACGAGGTGACGGTGGCCCGTGTGGAGGGCCGGCAGCTCCTCGGGATCGGCTGGGTCAGCCGCAGCCTCCAGCGGACGGTGGCGGCGATGCTGGCGGACCATCGGACCAGGAAGCGGCTCGCCCGCACCGAGCGCGTCTACGGCGAGCGCCGGCAGGCCCTGGTCGAGGCGCTGGCGGCACATGGAATCGGAGCCTGGGGCCGTTCCGGGCTCAACGTCTGGGTTCCGGTGCCCGAGGAGACGGTCGCCGTCGCGTCGATGCTCGCCGCCGGCTATGCGGTCGCCCCCGGCGAGCGCTTTCGCCTGGCCAGCGGGCCGGGGGTTCGCCTCACGACGGCCACGTTGGAGCCGGGCGAAGCCCCTGCGGTGTCGGCGGCACTGGCCCGCGCCGTCAGGGGAGGGAGGCGCACGTTCAGCGCATGA